CTTAGCTGTTGCATATACTGTTTTAAGGTCGATAACTTTTTCAATCAATTCTTTTCCAGCAGTTGGTTCTGCTTGTGGCCCAGTTTGAGTTGGTTCTTCTGAAGCAACATCAGTTGAGTCATCAGCTGAAGCTGCGTCGTCAGTTGCTACATCATCTTCAGATGGAGCTGGAACTGGAGCTGGTTGAACTGAAGCATCATCAACAGTTTTCTTAATCGCTGAAATCTGAGTAGCGATTTCATCTTGTAGACCGTTAAGTCTATCAATTAGTTCTTTCGCAATTGTATTTCTCTTCGCTGCTCCGTACTCGAAAGTAGAGTCTTTAGTCTTAGATACAATTACATCTCCAAACTCATCACTGTCTTGGTTAAGAGCATTCTTGTAAACAGTTAAACTATCTGCGAATGCATTTCTTGCTCTGTACTCTTCTTCAGTTTCCGCATCTGATATACTTGAACGAGCATTCGTTCTTGCAACTTGCGCTAGAACTGGTCCAAACTTAAAGTTTTCTTTGTCTAAGATTGGAATAAAGTTCTTAATCGTCCATTTTAAAGATGGTACTTTTGTTTTGATACTTAGGTCTAGTTCAAATGGTGCAGGGTACTTCATACCGTTTGCAGCTGTAAATCTCATTGGATCATGTAGTTCTTCACCATAAACTAAGTGTCTAACTAAGTTATCAATTTCTGCATCGTATCCTGGTACATCAACAAATGAGATGTGGTTACTTGCACCAGCAGTCGTTAGAAGTTCTTTATTTGTTAAGAATTCCATTGCGAATGCTTTATCAATCCAGTTACCTCTAATTTCGATATCAGAAGAGTCATGGTCTTCGTTTGTTCTGTCAGCAGCGTCTACGTCATTGTGCAACTTACCAACTTCACCTTCAACTTTAGCAGAGATCTGTAGTTGACTCTGGCATACAGCTACGTTGTTACCAGTTGCTTGAAGACACATATTCATAAGAGTTTGTGAGTATGCTTCTACGACTGCTCCTGGGATATTCTTGTCAAAACATGTCCATGGCTTGTAAGAACCTTTGTCATTTGGAAGATCAAATGTAAGTTCAGACATAGACTCACTCATTACAAATGGTACTCTTGCATCAGTAATCCATTCTTGGCCACCGATTGTTGCAGTTAAACTTGCATCACAAGTTAGATCAGGCGTCTTGATAATATCAAGAAAGAATCTTCCTGCTGCATCGTTTGCATCCTTTGTTTCTTGTACGTAATCACAGAAGTCACCAATTGAAGCTCTTTGCTCAGCTGAACATCCAGTCACTGCTAGTTGCTCAAACCCTTGGAATTGTCCTAGGTAAGTGTGTAGTGATTGCCACTGCTCGTGAATTTGTCTAACGTCAAGCATTGTATAGTAAGTCGATACAATATAGTTCCACGCACCACTTCTGTCGTTGAAGTTCTTTCTACGATTCTTTAAGTTTCTCCAGTAGTAGTTTTCCTGGTACTTATCAGCTAAGTGGTTCATAATTTCTTTAACGTTTGAACCTTCGTCAAATCTGTTACAAGTAAGCATTGAACCAGCATCTTCATCAGTACAGAAACCATATTTTTTAAGGTTAGGTACTTTGTTTAGAAGAGTAGATTTTCCAAGCTTAACAAAGCTTCCATTAGTTAATTGTACTTCTCTGTTATAAGCAAATTTTAATGCTGCAGTATCATACTTACCGAATGTTGATAATTCGTTAAGTGACGAGTAAGCATAATCCATAATCGATGAGTATACTGATCCGCCATCAATACCTAGCTCTTTTCTCTCTTTTTCAGAGTAGAAGTTATCCTTGTCAACACTTCCGTAGAAGTTGTGTCTAAGACCTAGATTATGTCCAATTTCGTGAACAAGAGTTGGAACATATGCATGTTTCGCTAGGATTTTAGTTAACTGAAATTTTTGATCAGAAGTTAATTCAATCCAATCTTTTAGTGCACCTTTTTCATCTCTAATACCTTTAACAGTATTGATTTCTTTTACAGATACTTTTCCAAGAGATTGAAAGTTTAACATGTCAGATGTAAAACCTGAGTTTCTGTTAAGAATTTCTTTTGCTTTCGCTTGTTTTGCATAACGACTTGTAAATTCAGGGTTCGCTTTTTCAAATCTCTTAATAAGCGCATCTTCATTTCTGAATTCAACTTTTCTATTAAGGAATTCTTTAATTGCACCCTTAGTAAGTCTCTTACCAAGCTGAACCTTACCTAGAGATTTATTTACTTTTTCATGCTTGTGGTTATGGCCATGAGCATCTTTTTCTCCAAGGTCAAGTTTTGCAATTAGGTTAAGTGCATTTTGAACAGCATTTGTTCTCTCTGCAGCTGTTGACTTCTTAAGAAGTGGTCCGGCCATTCCTAGAGCTTTTTCTGCATCTGCTGGAGGAAGTGGTCTTTCATTCTTTTCTCTTTCAAGTTCTCTTTCTAACCATACGATTGAATCATAAGTATATGGTGCAAATGACTCTAGTGAACCTTTGTACATATTAGTGTGACCTTTAACGATCTCACCTGTTCTTGGATTTGCTACTGTTGGTCCGTATCCTAATAGTCCAGAAGCGATATCTTCAATAAGAACAATCATCGTGTTTCTTAAGCTTCCTGGTGATTTTCCTGATGGCTCATGAAGTTTTAAGAAAAGGTTAACACCGTCTCTTGCCATCGCTTTATTCATTCTATCAAAAGCATAGTAAGTTGCTTCTTTTAAGTACTCATTTCCAAGAGTAACAATTTTACCATTTTCATCGTAAGTTGTTTTCTTGTTAAACTCATCACTTAGGTGATAATCGATAACTTTACGTTCTGGATTCCATCTGTTCATTACAAATGTATAATCTGTTCTCATGTCATCGTTTTTAATTTTTTCTTCAGTTGTAAAAAATCCAAATAGTTTATGATCATCAACAGGGTAGTTAACTTTCTCATAGTTTGGTGATGCAATAGAGTCTAGTTTTGCAAAAGAGTAGTGAACACGAACATTAATCGCACCAGCATTATCTTCTAGCTGTTGCTTATATTGTTGCCATGTCTCGACATTGTACATTAGGTTTTCGTAACATGAAGGTGTGTCGATAAATTTATAAGTCTTTTCAATTGTAAAGTTTAAGTCTGTCTTTGTAATTTCAAGAGTGTCTTTAAGTAGTCTG
The nucleotide sequence above comes from Bacteriovorax sp. Seq25_V. Encoded proteins:
- a CDS encoding zinc-dependent metalloprotease; this encodes MSKKNYLLSTLVLAGLITGCAKEREFEEVFKSSENGGLQAKASIDTEAEFLYVPTSQGVPRYTTAMAPFVQGKERIIKFKFEEDAIVAYQMEKDPSFTDNTLNNKPILKIPVSYHAYRCRLNSNDECTNEEEENSELEWFQKDKFVANFAGTQLLEADSLELPSSGDSCFMPIGDRLLKDTLEITKTDLNFTIEKTYKFIDTPSCYENLMYNVETWQQYKQQLEDNAGAINVRVHYSFAKLDSIASPNYEKVNYPVDDHKLFGFFTTEEKIKNDDMRTDYTFVMNRWNPERKVIDYHLSDEFNKKTTYDENGKIVTLGNEYLKEATYYAFDRMNKAMARDGVNLFLKLHEPSGKSPGSLRNTMIVLIEDIASGLLGYGPTVANPRTGEIVKGHTNMYKGSLESFAPYTYDSIVWLERELEREKNERPLPPADAEKALGMAGPLLKKSTAAERTNAVQNALNLIAKLDLGEKDAHGHNHKHEKVNKSLGKVQLGKRLTKGAIKEFLNRKVEFRNEDALIKRFEKANPEFTSRYAKQAKAKEILNRNSGFTSDMLNFQSLGKVSVKEINTVKGIRDEKGALKDWIELTSDQKFQLTKILAKHAYVPTLVHEIGHNLGLRHNFYGSVDKDNFYSEKERKELGIDGGSVYSSIMDYAYSSLNELSTFGKYDTAALKFAYNREVQLTNGSFVKLGKSTLLNKVPNLKKYGFCTDEDAGSMLTCNRFDEGSNVKEIMNHLADKYQENYYWRNLKNRRKNFNDRSGAWNYIVSTYYTMLDVRQIHEQWQSLHTYLGQFQGFEQLAVTGCSAEQRASIGDFCDYVQETKDANDAAGRFFLDIIKTPDLTCDASLTATIGGQEWITDARVPFVMSESMSELTFDLPNDKGSYKPWTCFDKNIPGAVVEAYSQTLMNMCLQATGNNVAVCQSQLQISAKVEGEVGKLHNDVDAADRTNEDHDSSDIEIRGNWIDKAFAMEFLTNKELLTTAGASNHISFVDVPGYDAEIDNLVRHLVYGEELHDPMRFTAANGMKYPAPFELDLSIKTKVPSLKWTIKNFIPILDKENFKFGPVLAQVARTNARSSISDAETEEEYRARNAFADSLTVYKNALNQDSDEFGDVIVSKTKDSTFEYGAAKRNTIAKELIDRLNGLQDEIATQISAIKKTVDDASVQPAPVPAPSEDDVATDDAASADDSTDVASEEPTQTGPQAEPTAGKELIEKVIDLKTVYATAKTDVDTLFNVFLEAQMSGQDINEAVGKYIDKVGLVRFQYAYDVFSRVYGEMSKEESELFENFSMNDLKYALMSTEDKVEAKKKLKAGLFGL